The sequence TGAGTAAGCCATCGGTATTATCGATTTCAGCACGGATTACTAAAGCGTGAGTTACCGGATCAATCGACGCGCCAACATAATTTGCCTTGGCAACAAACTCTCGATCTGGGTAGGCCTCCACCTTTAAGCGGAATAAATCACCCACTTTAATCTTGCCAATATCTTGTTCAAATACGCTACCCACAAACCATAAATTTTTGGGGTCAGCAATCGTTGCCAAAACGTCGCCCGTATTGAGAAAAGCACCAGGATCAACCGCGCGCTTAATGACAACCCCTTCAATTGGGGCCCGTATTGGGAATGTAGGACTTGCAACACCGTTTGCTCTCAATCTTTGAATATCTTGATCGCTACCACCCAAAATGCGCAGATGATTTGCAGCAGCTTCTTGGGTATCTTTAGCATCTTGATACAAAGTGCCGACATCGGCTTTATTGAGAGCCGAGACCATCTTGGAGGCCAAGATATATTCGGTCTGCGCAGAAACATAATCAGGGCTATAGAAATCTGCTACTGGATCGCCCGCCTTTACAGGCGCACCATCAAAGGCATAAATCCGCTCTACTCTTCCTGGGGCGCGGGCTGAAATTACTTTAACCCTCTCGGCGTTGTAGGCCAGACGTCCAGGAACAATGAGGTTCAGTGGCGCAGCGGATTCACCAGTCAGATAGAACTCAAAGACATCGGGTGAAAGCGTAACGCCTGGTAAGGAAATATTAATAATGCCGGTCTTATCAACCGAAATGGTTTTATGGGTATTTTCGGTATCGTCTTTGCTCGGAGCAAATATCATGCCTATCACGACACCGACAATCAAAGCACCAGCTAAGGAGCTGATTAATCTAAAACGGGGTTGTGCCCATTTATGTTTGGCGATAACTTCGGCATGTTTATAAAAGTGCTTGCCTTTGGCTAGTGCAACTTCAGCTTGAGGACGAATCTTTTCCCAATAAGGTTTGAGCTTATCGAGATAGGGTTGCAATTTGTCTAAGTATTTTTTAAGCATGGGCTTTCACCTATTCAATGGGGTCTTTGCCGGCGGATGCCAATAAGGCTGCCTGCGCTTGAAGCAAATTACTTTTCGCAATGGCCAGTTGAATCTCTAGCGTTCTGAGCTGTGTTTGCGCTGTGAGCAAATCACTAAATCCTTGACCATTATTGGCGTACTGAGTAATGGCAACGCGATACGCAGCATCCGCTTGGGGCACTTGACGATCTCTCAAGAACTCCATGTATTTTTTAGCTTGCTCATAGGTAGCAAATGCAGAATCGACACCCAAGACCACTTGCTGTTTGGCGGCTACATCATTCGCTTCTGCAGCGCCTTGATTACGTAAGGCTTGCTCAACACCATACTTCTCTTTAGTAAAGAAATAGAGTGGAATCACGATATCAAATTCCATCTGGTAATACATTTGACCGTTATTCGAGGTAAAGGGTCCTCGATTAGGCGTGTACTGGGAAGCAACAATCTGAAAGTCGGGCAAGTACGCCGCTTTTGCTAACGAGACACCCTTCTTTGCTGCCTCGAGCTGCAAATTCGTACTCTTCAATATGGGATGAAAACCTTCTGCGTATGACTCTAACTCAAGCAATGAGGGAATCTTACCCATCGCCGCACCGGCATCACCCCGCAAAGCAATCTTTTGACGGGGGTCGCGTCCGATCATCACGTTAATACTTTTATAAGCAACACTCAATTGACGCTCAAGATTGAACTTGTCAGACTCGGCAGAGCTCTGCGCTACTTGCGCATTGAGATACTCCACATAAGCAGCGGCATGATTACTATAGCGCGCCTTGGCAATATTCTTAATCAATTCAGTCCGAATGACGGTATCGCTCAACACTTTGAGTTGCTGCTGAGCCGCTAAGGTGCTGTAGTACATCGTCGCTAATTGCGAACCGAGTTGCAAATAGAGATTATCGTTTTGCGCCTGAATAGATTCGGCGCCCTTATCAGCAATCTCAGACGCTAAGGTCTTCTTGCCGGGAAACTGAAAGGGCTGTGCGAATGAGTATCCGTTTTGTCCGTTCGGATTGGTGCCCGCAGTACCTAATGCCAAGGGCGAACCTGCAGGCATACCTGACCAGATTAAACCCACTTGCGGATTGGCTGGTGCAGCAATTTGAGGTACGGTCGCTTTAGCAGCGAAGTAGGATTCGCGCGCTGCAATCAATTGGGGATTGTTAGAGCGCAACTCATTCCAGAGTTGACGCAAATCCATTTCGTATGGCTTGCGATTGGCATCGAGCGATTTCGAATCAGCCAATACTCTGCGCTCAGGTTCTTGCGCGGGGGCAGCAAGATTTGCACCAGCGCGCACTTCCACTGACGCCTTACCGACATTATTGGTCGATGGACTGGTGGTCGTGATGGCGAAGGGATCAGTTTGAGCAAAAGCAGGAAGCGAGATGAAGACGATAGCAAGGACAAAACCAGCGCGCAGTGTTAGCGAACTTTGCAGATTTTGTGTATTTAAAAAATAGCTCAATGGTCTCTCTAGCTGCGTAATAGTTATTAAATCCAGCAATTAAGGCCTATAAGGCTCGGATTATAAGGTAGAAATATGTATTTCCTATTAATGGCAAATTCTTAACTTATTGATTCTAAACACAATAATTAAAACTCGGCGTGGACCCGAAAGGAATAGATCTGCACTGGGCCCCGAGCCGAGTTGTAGGCCGGATTATTCACATGCTGATAGTTCACTCCGAAAAGGACATTTTTGACCAATAGAGCGTTGTAATACAGCTCGGCAATCTGCTCGGGTTTGTAAGAAATGGTCTGATTTGGGCCCGCATAATCACCAATGAAATACGACACACCACCCGCTTGCAGATACTGACGTCGATAGCTCGATAAGCCGTTTTGCATCATCGAAATACCAATCGTATCTTTTTCTCGATTCCAGTTCAGGCCGTTAATACTGACGCCGACTGATACAGAATTATCTGCTTCTGTAAAGGACATGGTTTCGGTATGGCCATCAGAGGTAAAGGCGCGTCCGTAGATACCGACTGTTTTCGTAATGGCTTGTTCACCATTAATACCGATACCCGTTTTAAATTGCTGATTGGTTCTCACATCGTTGATGGCTTGCGTACCTTGTGCATTATTTTGAATCACATAGTTGGTCGCATCCTGAAAGCGCGCTAAGGTCATCTTATTGCGATAAGCCAAGACACTTACCTTACCTGGCAAGCCAGCGATATTGTGTTGACGCTCTACTTCAATTTGATCGCCATAGGATTTAAAAATTTGATTATCTAAATCACGGCCATTGGGAGTTTTAGGCGCAAGCGTCCGTGCTGCACGAAAGACCCAGTTATCCCGATACCACTCACCCGCCAAGCCCCAGGTATAACCACGAGCATCGGCCGCATAGTCATAGGCCAAATAAGTCATATTGCCCCAGTTCATAAATTGAACGCGGGGATCCTTAGCATAGGTGCTGTCATCAAAGACATCTAAAGTAGAAAACTTGCCGCCAGTAATGACAAAACGATTACTACTCACGGTTTGGGAGATCTGATTAGCCTCATTTTCTAAATGGACTTTTGCGCCGTCTTGATTAATGGTGTGACGGAAGAAAGCGCGTGCTGAATAAAACTGAGCTTGAGCACCGGCAGCCTTATTGGCTTCACCGTTCGAAAAGCCACCTAAACCAACCAAACCCGAAAATGGGACTCCAGAAAATACTTCAGGGTTGTAATACAAGTCGGTATTTTCGAATACACGCGCACCAAAAAATAATGTACCCGACCAGGTATCACTCATCGACTTTTTTGCCGACATACTGTTCAGACCAGAATAGGATGCCGTGAAATTGTTATAGCGTTGGTTGATATAGGTTGTTTGCCCGTGGATATTGACGGGCATACCACCCAGCGTTCCCTCAGTCGGCAACCAGCTGATTGGCTCCTCGATACTTGAAATTTGATCGGCGCCTGAACCTGCTCTTTGGGCAAGAGCAGAAAAGCTTAGCGAACTGAGCAAGCAGGCTATGAGATATAGATGGAAACGCTTCACAACAACCTTGCTTGTAAATAAGAATGATTCTCATTGTAAATGAGAAAATATGTCTAATTCGTTAAAAGTTTCCTAATTTACATTAAATAGGGCTTGGGGACACTGCGGGCAGGCAGTATTTAGCCCAGCGTTCGGCGATCCATCATGGCTCGGGCGAGCGTTCCGGCATCTACGTACTCGAGTTCACCGCCCACTGGTATACCTCTGGCAATACGGGTGACCTTAATGCCTTTGGCTTTGAGTACTTCACCGATGTAATGGGCAGTAGCTTCCCCTTCGCTCGTGAAATTGGTTGCCAGCACGACCTCTCTGACAGGCACTCCAGTATCCGGATTTTCGATGCGGACAATCAGGCGATCAAAATGAATTTCATTGGGGCCCATGCCATCGAGGGGCGAGAGGCGTCCCATCAGTACAAAGTAATTGCCTTTAAAGCTCAAGGTTTGCTCGACCATGATTTGGTCGGCAGGTGTCTCCACAATACAGAGCAGTGATGGATCACGGCGCCCATCCGAGCAGGTAGAACAGATCTGATCTTCTGAAAACGTATTGCAACGGGCACAGTGACCAACAGTCTCAACCGCCTCACCTAGAGATTGTGCAAGGACTGCGGCACCATTGCGATCATGCTGCAATAAATAGAAGGCCATGCGCTGCGCAGACTTGGGCCCTACTCCTGGCAAGACTCGTAATGCCTCGATCAATCGGTGCAATGCGTCTTGGGGAACTTCAGGGCGGGCCATCGATCTGGATTTTAGAACGGTAACTTAAATCCGGGCGGCATTGGCATACCCGCCGTTGCGCCTGACATCAATTGAGTGCTCGCTGCCTCTACTTGTTTGAAGGCATCAGCATAAGCAGTCACGATCAGGTCTTCGAGCATCTCGCGATCATCCATTGCACCAGGTTCGATCTGCACGCGCTTGAGTTCGTTCTTGCCAGAGACAGTCACCTTGACTAAGCCGGCGGCTTGGCCAGTCACTTCTAAAGCAGCAAGTTGATCTTGCGCTTTTTTCATCTTCTCTTGCATCTGCTGGGCTTGTTTCATCAAGCCGGCAATTCCACCCTTCATCATCTTGTTCTTCCTTAGTACGTATCAGTAGTAATTGATTTATAGCGGCTTCACAGAACCACCAACCACCTTAGCGCCAAACTCTTTTTCAAGTGCTTGAATAAAAGGATCGGCTGCGATCAGTTGTTCCGCAGTTTGTCTTTTCTCTTGATGAATCGCTGCATCAATTTTGGCAACGCTCTTGCCTTCGACTTCACCCTTCTCAATCGTCAACTTAATGGGTTTACCAAAGTGTGCAGTCAACACTTCCGTTAGGCGGGCTACAGAAGCGTCGGATGCAAGTGATGGTGTAGGCGTAACAATCCTTGCCTTAATCCCTGTCGCTGAATCGGCCCAGTCTTGTAACTCTGTCTGAAAAGCCAACTGCTGTACCAATCCCTTCACGGGTAAAGCGCGCATTAGGGTATGCCAATCTGGCCGTTCGCTAGATGCGGCTGGGGGCTTTGGGCTAGCGGGAGCAGCAGCTCTGGGTTCAGAGCGATTGCTTGGCATCGCTGGTCTAGCGGGTGCTGTGTTTGCCCCTGTATTTGATCTAGCAGCTTGAGGCTCTGAGCCAGCAGGTCTAAATGCCAGCATCCGTAGCAATGCCATAGCAAAGCCCGTTTGCTCATCTGGTGCGAGTGATAAGTCGGGACGGCTGGTGATGCTGATTTGATAAAAGAGTTGCGCTTCTTCTTTGGTGAAGATTTTGGCTAGGCGGCGTACTTCTGTTGCTTCGGGCCAATCTTCTAATACCGACTCTGGAACAATTTGCGCAGCAGCAATCTTCTGAATCAAACTCGATAGATCTTGTAATGCTAATGAGAAAGACATACTGCGCTCACCCATCTCATTACTAATATTAAGTAAAGTTGCGCCATCTTTACTGACTAGTGCATCCAGAATACGAATGAGGTACGCATCGTCTAATGTACCAAGCATGCCGCGGACAGATTCTTCAGTGACTTTGCCAGCGGCATACGCAATCGCTTGGTCCGTCAGCGATAAAGCATCGCGCATTGAGCCTTGACCTGCTTTTGCAATCACGCGCAGTGCATTGGTTTCGTAATCGACTTTTTCTGCAGCAAGCACTTTCTCCAAATGCTCAACAATCAGGGGTACTGGCATTTGCTTGAGATTGAACTGCAAGCAGCGCGACAGAATGGTGACGGGGATCTTTTGGGGATCGGTTGTTGCCAGAATGAACTTGACGTGCTCTGGTGGCTCTTCCAGAGTCTTGAGCATGGCATTAAAGGCATGATTGGTGAGCATGTGTACCTCGTCAATCATGTAGACCTTGTATCGTGCATTGCTGGGTGCGTAGGCGGCTTTCTCTAATAGAGCAGCCATCTCATCCACACCACGATTACTGGCGGCGTCCATCTCAATATAGTCAACAAAGCGACCTTGATCGATTGCGGTACAGGCAGAGCATTTGCCACAAGGTGTCGAGGTCATTTTTCCTTGACCATCTTCGCCGATGCAATTGAGGGCTTTAGCCATAATGCGGGCAATCGTGGTTTTACCCACTCCGCGGGTGCCGGTAAAGAGCCAAGCGTGATGTAGGCGTCCCTGATCCAAAGCATGGGTCAAAGCCTTGACCACATGGTCTTGTCCTACCAATTGGGAAAAAGTTTTAGGGCGCCACGAACGGGCTAGTGCCAATGCAGTCATGCTTTACATTCTAACAAGCTAAAATGGAATTGGATGGGCCTCCCCGCATGGTGGGTTGGATAACCTGGTCAGGTCGGGAACGAAGCAGCCAAACCCAATTTCTGTCAGTGCCGGGGGTTTGGCTCATCCACCCTTCTTTTCAAGAACTTATGGCCGATGGGTTAGCAGCCAGTCTTTAAGTGCTAAATCAATTTTTGTCTGCCATCCTGCACCAGCAGCTTTAAATTGTTCAATGACTTCAGCAGACAATCGAATGGTTGTCAGCGTTTTGGGTGACTTACTCACACTACCAACCGGTCTTCCACGCAATCTTTTAGCAAAGGCTTTGCGACCCTCTTTTTCTGAAACGACCTTTCCCTCAACACTCCACACACCACGCTGTAAATCTGCAGCACTAATTTCTGGAGCATCATCAGAATCAATCCACTCCTTTTGCGTATTCTTTAATTTCACGTTCATTTGCATACCTCATTGAAATGATTCTTCTCTTTCGACCTCTCGGAGTCCAAACCACTACCGTTAATCGATCATCCAAAAATCCAATAGCAATAAATCTTCTCTCGCCGTAACTCTTTCGCAGATCTTCAATAGTGTGAGTGGTGTGACTTAAGACTTCCCATGCTCGAGCAAAGTCCAAGCCACGCAACTCCAATGTTTGAGCCCTCTTTATAGGGTCAAACTCAATTAATCCATTTAATTGTAGTAACAAATTATTCAGCAATCAAGTATTTATTTGTAGTAACAAACAATTAAATGATGTGCAGAATGGCTAAGATTTGCCAGACCATCCAGATAAGAACTAAGACCAGGACGGTTCGACCGTCGAGAACAACCCTAAAGTACCGCGCTTGCTTGTGAGTACATTCCAATGCAACTTGCATGAACCCTCCTCTATTAAGAAGGGTTCAGCGTATTAGCTTGGATTAGGTATTGGTAGAGTGAATGGATGAAAAGTATGTAGGAAAGCTCTGTCTTTTCTACTCTTTTCTATTACTTAAGCAGCTCAAAGGACACTATTGACTGCTAAAAGTTTAGCGCAGCAATAAAGTAATAGAGGATTGTGATGGTCGAGAAAATAGCAACAAATATTAACCCTAAAGTAAGGTAAATTTTGGCTGACTTATTTTTTGATTCAACTGCTTTGTTAATACTCATGGCATAGCCTTTGGTTAGGTAAAACTTAGCTTCCGTGACCCTTGATATAAGTTTCAAGAAACTTAATCTGGTCGCCCTGTGACTCAATGATATTTTTTACAGTATCCCCAACAGAAATTATTCCAACCACTTTCTTTTCTTCTACGACAGGTAGATGCCTAATATGTTTATGAACCATAATTGCCATGCACTCTTCTAATGAGTTAGAAAGTGAGACAGTAAGAGGATTGGCTGTCATTATTTTTGAGACAAGAACTTGTTTTGGATTATCGTGTGGCAACAGTACT comes from Polynucleobacter paneuropaeus and encodes:
- a CDS encoding efflux RND transporter periplasmic adaptor subunit, whose translation is MLKKYLDKLQPYLDKLKPYWEKIRPQAEVALAKGKHFYKHAEVIAKHKWAQPRFRLISSLAGALIVGVVIGMIFAPSKDDTENTHKTISVDKTGIINISLPGVTLSPDVFEFYLTGESAAPLNLIVPGRLAYNAERVKVISARAPGRVERIYAFDGAPVKAGDPVADFYSPDYVSAQTEYILASKMVSALNKADVGTLYQDAKDTQEAAANHLRILGGSDQDIQRLRANGVASPTFPIRAPIEGVVIKRAVDPGAFLNTGDVLATIADPKNLWFVGSVFEQDIGKIKVGDLFRLKVEAYPDREFVAKANYVGASIDPVTHALVIRAEIDNTDGLLKPEMFVTGSLVVGTTTAIVVPTSALIQARNARYVIIKTGPDAYSRLPVYGFELNDHEFAVTDGLQAHQNLLIKGATLLNQRFVREQD
- a CDS encoding TolC family protein produces the protein MSYFLNTQNLQSSLTLRAGFVLAIVFISLPAFAQTDPFAITTTSPSTNNVGKASVEVRAGANLAAPAQEPERRVLADSKSLDANRKPYEMDLRQLWNELRSNNPQLIAARESYFAAKATVPQIAAPANPQVGLIWSGMPAGSPLALGTAGTNPNGQNGYSFAQPFQFPGKKTLASEIADKGAESIQAQNDNLYLQLGSQLATMYYSTLAAQQQLKVLSDTVIRTELIKNIAKARYSNHAAAYVEYLNAQVAQSSAESDKFNLERQLSVAYKSINVMIGRDPRQKIALRGDAGAAMGKIPSLLELESYAEGFHPILKSTNLQLEAAKKGVSLAKAAYLPDFQIVASQYTPNRGPFTSNNGQMYYQMEFDIVIPLYFFTKEKYGVEQALRNQGAAEANDVAAKQQVVLGVDSAFATYEQAKKYMEFLRDRQVPQADAAYRVAITQYANNGQGFSDLLTAQTQLRTLEIQLAIAKSNLLQAQAALLASAGKDPIE
- a CDS encoding carbohydrate porin — translated: MKRFHLYLIACLLSSLSFSALAQRAGSGADQISSIEEPISWLPTEGTLGGMPVNIHGQTTYINQRYNNFTASYSGLNSMSAKKSMSDTWSGTLFFGARVFENTDLYYNPEVFSGVPFSGLVGLGGFSNGEANKAAGAQAQFYSARAFFRHTINQDGAKVHLENEANQISQTVSSNRFVITGGKFSTLDVFDDSTYAKDPRVQFMNWGNMTYLAYDYAADARGYTWGLAGEWYRDNWVFRAARTLAPKTPNGRDLDNQIFKSYGDQIEVERQHNIAGLPGKVSVLAYRNKMTLARFQDATNYVIQNNAQGTQAINDVRTNQQFKTGIGINGEQAITKTVGIYGRAFTSDGHTETMSFTEADNSVSVGVSINGLNWNREKDTIGISMMQNGLSSYRRQYLQAGGVSYFIGDYAGPNQTISYKPEQIAELYYNALLVKNVLFGVNYQHVNNPAYNSARGPVQIYSFRVHAEF
- the recR gene encoding recombination mediator RecR, which gives rise to MARPEVPQDALHRLIEALRVLPGVGPKSAQRMAFYLLQHDRNGAAVLAQSLGEAVETVGHCARCNTFSEDQICSTCSDGRRDPSLLCIVETPADQIMVEQTLSFKGNYFVLMGRLSPLDGMGPNEIHFDRLIVRIENPDTGVPVREVVLATNFTSEGEATAHYIGEVLKAKGIKVTRIARGIPVGGELEYVDAGTLARAMMDRRTLG
- a CDS encoding YbaB/EbfC family nucleoid-associated protein; translated protein: MMKGGIAGLMKQAQQMQEKMKKAQDQLAALEVTGQAAGLVKVTVSGKNELKRVQIEPGAMDDREMLEDLIVTAYADAFKQVEAASTQLMSGATAGMPMPPGFKLPF
- the dnaX gene encoding DNA polymerase III subunit gamma/tau translates to MTALALARSWRPKTFSQLVGQDHVVKALTHALDQGRLHHAWLFTGTRGVGKTTIARIMAKALNCIGEDGQGKMTSTPCGKCSACTAIDQGRFVDYIEMDAASNRGVDEMAALLEKAAYAPSNARYKVYMIDEVHMLTNHAFNAMLKTLEEPPEHVKFILATTDPQKIPVTILSRCLQFNLKQMPVPLIVEHLEKVLAAEKVDYETNALRVIAKAGQGSMRDALSLTDQAIAYAAGKVTEESVRGMLGTLDDAYLIRILDALVSKDGATLLNISNEMGERSMSFSLALQDLSSLIQKIAAAQIVPESVLEDWPEATEVRRLAKIFTKEEAQLFYQISITSRPDLSLAPDEQTGFAMALLRMLAFRPAGSEPQAARSNTGANTAPARPAMPSNRSEPRAAAPASPKPPAASSERPDWHTLMRALPVKGLVQQLAFQTELQDWADSATGIKARIVTPTPSLASDASVARLTEVLTAHFGKPIKLTIEKGEVEGKSVAKIDAAIHQEKRQTAEQLIAADPFIQALEKEFGAKVVGGSVKPL
- a CDS encoding BrnA antitoxin family protein, with the translated sequence MNVKLKNTQKEWIDSDDAPEISAADLQRGVWSVEGKVVSEKEGRKAFAKRLRGRPVGSVSKSPKTLTTIRLSAEVIEQFKAAGAGWQTKIDLALKDWLLTHRP
- a CDS encoding BrnT family toxin, whose product is MLNNLLLQLNGLIEFDPIKRAQTLELRGLDFARAWEVLSHTTHTIEDLRKSYGERRFIAIGFLDDRLTVVVWTPRGRKRRIISMRYANEREIKEYAKGVD
- a CDS encoding CBS domain-containing protein, whose translation is MTTVKHVIEKKPKTIFSVRSSDTVDNVLTVMRDHRVRAVLVIDDGKLAGIVSQGDCAIKVLLPHDNPKQVLVSKIMTANPLTVSLSNSLEECMAIMVHKHIRHLPVVEEKKVVGIISVGDTVKNIIESQGDQIKFLETYIKGHGS